ATTTATCGAAGACTTTGCCATCTATACTAATTTTTTGGAACAACTTTACACTGGATTTTGTAATTTTTCCAAGAAATAACCATTGCCAACGTCTTCCCATGCCAAAGCGCAATAAAGTCGTATCCAGTACTCCCGACGTCGTTCTGATCGGGGCTGGTATCATGAGCGCCACCCTCGGCGTTCTGTTGAAAGAACTGCAACCCGACCTGACCATCGAAATTTTTGAGCGACTCGACGGGGCAGCCGCCGAAAGCTCCGATGCCTGGAACAATGCCGGCACCGGTCACTCGGCTTTCTGTGAACTGAACTACACGCCCGAACTTCCCGACGGAAGCATCGAAACCAAAAAAGCGGTCAAGATTGCCGAGTCATTTGAGGTTTCCAAACAGTTCTGGGCGTACCTGATCCAGCAGAATTTTTTGCAGGATGCTCCCGATTTCATCCGGGCCATTCCGCACATGAGTTTTGTCTGGGGTGATAAGAATGTCGAATACCTGCGCAAACGCTACGAAGCCCTCCAGAAGAGCCACCTCTTCCACGGAATGCAGTATTCGGAAGATCCGGCCCAGCTCGAAAAGTGGATTCCGCTGGTGATGGAAGGCCGGAAGAACGACGAAAAAGTGGCCGCGACCCGCATGGATATCGGCACCGACGTCAACTTTGGCGCTCTGACCCGCGCCATGTTCTACCGGCTCTACAACATGAAGGGCGTGAAGATCAATTTTGCCCACGACGTCCGCGATCTGTGGCGGTCGAAAAGCCTGGGTGGGTGGAAAGTTCGGGTGGAAAACGTTACTACCGGCCACGTTCGGGATGTACACACCAAGTTTGTGTTCATTGGAGCGGGGGGCGGTTCGCTGCGGCTGCTCGAAAAATCGGATATTCCCGAAAGCCGGGGCTACGGCGGTTTTCCGGTGAGTGGCCAGTGGCTCAAATGCACCAACCGCGACATCGTGGAACGGCACGCGGCCAAAGTATACGGGAAAGCTTCGGTGGGTGCACCCCCGATGTCGGTACCGCACCTCGACACCCGCATGATTGGTGACCAGAAAGAGCTGCTGTTCGGACCTTATGCCGGTTTCTCAACTAAATTCCTGAAACACGGTTCCTACATGGATCTTCCCAAATCCATTCAGATGGCGAACCTGGCACCGATGCTGATGGCGGGTCTGCACAACATTCCGCTGACAAAATACCTGATTGAGCAGGTAATGCAATCGCCGGAAGATCGGATGGCGGCCCTGCGTGAATACTTCCCGAATGCGAAAATGGAAGACTGGGATCTGGAAATTGCCGGCCAGCGCGTCCAGGTGATCAAGAAAGATGAAGAAGAAGGCGGAGTGCTCGAATTCGGTACGGAGGTTGTGAGTGCCGCCGACGGCAGCATTGCGGCCCTGCTGGGTGCATCGCCGGGCGCATCAACGGCCGTTTCCATCATGCTCGAATTGATGGATCGTTGCTTCAAAGAGCAAATGGCGTCCGAGGAATGGCAGGCAAAATTAAAACAGATGATCCCGTCGCACGGAAAATCACTGGCGAAAGATCCGACACTGACCGAAGAAATCCGCCGGTCGACGAGCGAGGTGCTTGGCCTGGATGTTGCGGTTTACACAACTGATTAGGTTATTCACTTAGCTTATATTCGAAAACGAAAAAGGACACCGCCAGCGGTGTCCTTTTTCGTTCTTGGCAAACCCGGCTTATAGGGGTCCCGTCACCAGCTCATCCTGGGCGGGAACCGGCTTTTTGCGGTCGTTGAACATGAGGATAAACAGCACGAGCACCACGGCGGCAATCCCGGCCGGCACCAGCCAGACCGACGTCCAGTTTACTTTGCCGTTGACCGTATAGATGTCGGCGACAATCCCGGACAGCTTGGAACCGATACCCATCCCGATCCCGTAGGTCGCCAGCGTGATCAGCCCCTGCGCCGACGATTTAATGCGCTCACCGGCTTTGTTGTCGGTATAAATCTGGCCCGTCACAAAGAAAAAATCGTAGCACACCCCGTGCAGGATGATGGCGATGTACAGCATCCATTCGCTCGTGTTGGCGTCGCCGTAACCAAACATCAGGAAGCGGATAATCCAGGCTACCAGCCCGACCACCAGCATGTATTTGACACCCAACCGTTTGAAGGCCAGCGGAATCATCAGCATAAAGAAAAATTCGGAAGCCTGCCCCAGCGACATTTTATTTTCCACGTTGGTCATGCCCGAATCGGTCAGCGACGGGTTGGCCATGGCGTAGTAAAACGACAGCGGAATACAGATCAGGACCGAGGAGACGAAGAAAATCGCGAACGAACGGTCTTTCAGCAGTTTAAAGGCATCGACGCCCAGAATCTGGCCTACCGTAGCATTGGCGGTTGGTTTCGGAGGCGTGTCGGGCAGGGTAAAAGCAAAAAGGCCGAAAAACAGCGCGATGTACATGGCGATCTGAAAGATGGTCGACTCCCCGCCGATGTTCAGAAAACCAACGATGTTGGTGATCACAATCCAGGCCACCGTTCCCAGCACCCGAATGCCCGGAAATTCTTTTTCCGGATTGCTCATGTGCTGCATCGCGATGGAGGTCGTCAGCGACATGGAAGGCGCAAAGGTGAGGCAGTAAGCCAGAATCAGCCAGAAAAACTGATCCGCGTTGTTTTCACGAATCAGGAAAAACAAGATGGCCGCTCCGGCCAGGTTCAAAACGCCCAGCACTTTCTGGGCGGCAAAATACCGGTCGGCAATCAGACCGACGAAAAACGGCGCCACCAGCATCGCCAGCGAGAAAGCCGTGTAGGCATTCCCGACCTGATCACCGGTTGCGTTCAATTGATTGAATAGATACTTGCTCATCTGTCCATACCAAGCTCCCCAAACTGAGTACAGGAGGAACATCATCATGGAGAGCTGAATGCGGGTTTTTAGGCTCATTGGGTTACGTAGTGGTTAATGAAAGTTCTGGAGTGCGGCATTCCATCGCGGCTTTGAAGTTAACGGAAATGTCCTAAGTGTCCAATGCTCGGTGCAGAACTTTCGCCCCGCCCGCCATTTTTCTCAGTTCAGTCATAATCTTTCACGGTTGATAAATAGTCTGCTTCTTTCCGGTTCTACACCCCGTATTTTTGAAACATGAAACGGTTTTACGCCCTCCTAGCCTTCGTTCTGCTAACGGTTTGCCCCCACGTACAAGCCCAGAAAGTGGACCTCGACCGGTTTTATTTTGACGCCGGTTACCTGATTTTGCCCCGGGAATTTACCCCGCCGGACAACCGCACGTTCGGCGTTCGGCTGCTTTGTTCGCCTTCAGTCGCGTCAGCTTACCCAGAAGCGTCGATTTACGAAAAAATTGGTTTGTCGGGCTTCCAGCGGGTTGAGAACGACCCGGCGGTGGGCATCGTCGTAGAATTCGGCAACGTCCGCTTCGAAAAGAGCGAAACGAAAGTTCGTACCGAAGAGAAAAAAGACAAGGACGGTAAAGTAACCAGCAAAACCGATTATTATACGATCACCGTGCGCTACAGTTTCAGCGGAAATTACAAGATTCTCGGTGCCCGGACCGACGAGAAGTCGCTGAGCCGCCGGGAAAAGGCCAAAGCGCAGGAACTTCAGAACAACCGGTTTTTGCAGGGTGCTTCGTCGGCCGATCCGGCCAAAAGCGTGATCACCAGCGGTTATTTTCCGTACGAACTCTCGTACACGACCATCGAATACAAAAGCCTGACCGACGCCCGGCGTTACATTGAGCAGAACCAGCAAACCATTCGCACCGATCTGATTGCGAAGTACGTCACCGACGCCCTGATCCGGGTAAACGAAGACGCAAACCGCTGGTACGGGTATGTACCCACCCAAACGCGCGAGTTTCTGTGGATCCTGGACTCGAAAAGCCACCCCGAATACCCCATCCAGCAGGAAGCCATCAAAGCCATCAAGGAATTGTCGAAGCGGATGACGGCCACGCAACCCATTGATCAGTTAGCCCGCGACATCCAGCCCGTTATGGATTATTTTCAGGAGCTGAAAACCAAGTACAGCGGCAGCGATAAACGCGACCAGAAAATGCGGTATTCGGCTTTTTACAACCTGATGGTGCTGAACTTTCTGCTCGACCGTCCCGATCAGGCCAGCGACGAAGCCGTCGGTTTGATCAAAAACGGCTACGATACCAAAGACGGCGAAAAATACATCGGCTGGTCGGAGGAATTAAAGAAAATGCTGGCCAAACACCAGATGGCCTCGCGGCACGTTCAGTAGCGTCTCTACGGACTAAAAAGCCGTTGAGTCCGTAGAGACGGTTTTTATTCAATCATTTTCAGCAGCTCATTCAGTTTCAGCAACGCTTCAATCGGCGTCAGCGTGTTGATGTCCATCTTCCGGAGTTTGTCCTTGATGGCTTCGGCTTTCGGGTCACCGGCTTCGAAGATTTTAAGCGTAATGTCGTTTGCTTTGGGCATGTCCCGCAGCGTTGCCCGCCGGTCGTCGCCCGCTCCTTCCCGCTGGCTTTCGAGTTGTTGCAGGATTTCACCGGCCCGGCTGACAATCTTGGTGGGCATACCGGCCATCTGGGCCACGTGAATCCCGAAGCTGTGCTCGCTTCCCCCCTCTTTCAGTTTCCGGAGGAAAATCACCTTATTGCCCATTTCCTTGACGGCCACATTGAAGTTCTTGATGCGCGGCAAATCCGTCGCCAGTTCGTTCAGTTCGTGGTAGTGGGTGGCAAAAAGGGTTTTGGCCCGGTAGTGCGGGTGGTTGTGCAGGTACTCGGCAATTGACCAGGCGATGGAAACCCCGTCGTAGGTGCTGGTACCCCGCCCGATTTCGTCCATGATCACCAGGCTACGCTCGCTGAGGTTGTTCAGGATGCTGGCGGTTTCGGTCATCTCCACCATAAACGTTGACTCGCCCCGCGAGAGGTTGTCGGAAGCACCCACGCGCGTGAATATTTTATCGACAATACCGATTTCGGCTTCCGAAGCGGGCACAAAACAACCCGTTTGCGCCATCAGCACGATCAACGCCGTTTGCCGCAGGAGCGCCGATTTACCGGCCATGTTCGGCCCCGTAATAATAATAATCTGCTGCGTTTCATCATCCAGAAACAGATCGTTCGGTACGTAGGGCTCGCCGGGCGGCAGTTGCTGTTCGATTACCGGGTGCCGTCCGTCCTTGATCTGCAAGGCCTTGTCGTTGGTGATCGTCGGTTTGACGTACCGGTTTTTCTCGGCCACGCGGGCAAACGACGCCAGCACGTCGAGCACCGAAATCACCCGGGCGTTCTGCTGGATGTGGTTGACATATTCGCCAGCCGCCACCACCAGATCGTTGAACATCCGCTGTTCGATCATGAAAATCTGGTCTTCAGCGTTCAGAATTTTGTCCTCGTATTCTTTCAGTTCAGGTGTAATGTAACGTTCGGCGTTCACCAGCGTCTGCTTCCGGATCCAGTCGTCCGGCACGCGCGACTTGTGGGCGTTTGACACCTCCAGGTAATACCCAAACACCTTGTTGTAAGCTACTTTCAGCGAACCAATGCCCGTGCGCTGGATTTCCCGGTTTTGCAGCTGCACCAGAAAATCTTTGCCCGAAAACGCAATCTCGTGCAGTTGATCCAGATCCGCGTTGACTCCGCTTTTGATCATCCCGCCCTGATTGCTCAGCACCGGCGCTTCTTCGCGCAACTCCGCTTCGATCCGATCAACCAGGAAGGTACAGGCATTGAGCTGATCGGCGTACTTCTTGATCGAAGAGGTCATCGGTTGCTGCGCCATGGCGTTGATCAGCAGTTCCTTGATGGGCAGAATATGCGATAGCGAACGCTTTAGCTGCACCATCTCCCGGGGCGAAATCCGCCGGACGGCCACTTTCGAAATGAGCCGCTCCAAATCCCCGATTTGCTTCAGGTGCTGCTCGAGGGCTTCCCGCAAACCGAGTTGCCCGTCTTCCGACTGGCCGTCTTTGAGCAGTTCAACGGTATTCAACCGCTCTTCAATCAACGGTTTGTCTTTCAACGGCAGCAGCAGCCACTTCCGCAGCAGCCGGGCTCCCATCGGCGTGACGGTCTGGTCCAGAATCTGAATCAGCGGGATACCACCGTCCTGCTGCGGCATGACCAACTCCAGGTTCCGGATGGTGAACCGGTCGAGCCAGACGTACTTATCTTCTTCCAGCCGGGTCAGCCGAACGATGTGGCCGACATCCTTGTGCTCGGTTTCGTGCAGGTAATGCAAAATAACCCCGGCCGCCACAATACCGTCCGTCAGGTTTTCGACGCCAAAGCCTTTCAGCGAGGAAGTCTGAAAATGCTGGGTCAGCAGCGGATAGGAAAAATCGTAGGTAAACGCCCAGTCTTCGAGCGTATACGTGTGAAATTTATCGCCAAACAGTTCAACGAAATCTTTCCGGTGTTTTTTACAGAACAGAATTTCCGACGGGTTAAAGCTCTGGAGCAGTTTGTCGGCGTAAGCCGCGTTGCCCTGAGCCGTCAGAAATTCGCCGGTTGAAATATCCAGAAACGCCACGCCGAACTGCGCTTCCGGCCCCGCTCCTTTCGAAAAGTGAACAGCCGCCAGGTAGTTGTTCCGGCGGGTGTCGAGCACGTTGTCGTTGAATGAAACGCCGGGCGTTACCAGCTCCGTCACCCCGCGTTTAACGATGCCCTTGGCCATGGTGGGGTCTTCCAGCTGGTCGCAGATGGCCACGCGCTCGCCCGCCCGCACCAGTTTGGGCAGGTGCGTATCCAGCGAGTGGTGCGGAAATCCGGCCAGTTCTTCGTTGGCACCGCCGTTGTTTCGTTTGGTCAGGGTGATGCCCAGAATTCGGCTCGCTTTAACGGCATCTTCACCGAATGTTTCATAAAAATCGCCCACGCGGAAAAGCAGGATCGCGCCGGGGTATTTTAACTTGATCTGATTGTATTGCCGATTTAAAGGAGTTTCTTTGGAGTTTTTTTGGGGTTTTGCGGGTGATGCCGAATGTGCCAAATCAGTACTGTTTTGTGCTAATGAATACGCCGTTTCAAATCCGGGCTTCCGGTTTTATGCTACGAATGGCGTCTGACCGCAAGCCGCAAACAAATTTTAGATGCACGCCTTTTTATTCTCGCAGATAATCCCAGATTTGCCCTTTATTAATTCAAAAATACCAAAAAATGCCCAGAAAAGTAAGTCTTGACGAGCTTAATCGTCTGTCCGTGGAGGATTTCAAACAAGCCGCCAAAAACCCGTATTGCCTGATTTTGGATAATGTACGGAGTCTCAATAACGTGGGCTCGGTGTTCCGGACGGCCGACGCCTTCCGGGCCGAAAAGATCTACCTCTGCGGAATCACGGGGACCCCGCCCCACCGCGACATCACCAAAACCGCCCTGGGAGCCACCGAGTCGGTCGACTGGGAATACGCCCCGGACGTTGCCGGACTGGTGGAAAAGCTCAGACAGGATGGCTGGACGGTTGCGGCCATTGAGCAGGCCGAAGGAAGCGTCAGTTTGCAAAACTTTCAGCCGGATGCCAACAAAAAGACGGCCTTTGTGTTTGGTAATGAGGTTGCGGGCGTCAACGACGCTGTTGTTCAGAAAGCGGACCTTGTCCTCGAAATCCCGCAATACGGCACCAAACATTCACTCAATATCGCCGTTAGCGCCGGTATTATTTGCTGGGACTTTCTGACAAAACTTAACAAAAACTTAACATAAGCCTTTTGTTTTTGCTAAATTTTTCGTAGTTGTTTGTAGATTTTTTCATCACCTCAGATAAGCTCACTAACACACTCTCAAATGAAGACCAAGAAGAAAGAGCTGGCAACCAACATCGCGAGTTCGATCGAAACCAAATTGGCGGAAGTCGGCGAACAATCCAAAAAAGTAAAAAAAGCCATTGAGAAATCGGCCAGCAAGTTAGCAAGCCGGATTAGTAAACTCTTCAAGAAAGATGAAGAGAAAAAGAAAAAACAAGCCGCCAAAGCCAAGAAGAAAGCCGACGAAAAAATCGGTAAAATCAAAAAAGGCGGTAAGGGCAAAAAAGACAAGAAAGAAAGTGCTAAAGCCGGCCAGAACGGCCACGTTGTAGCAGCCACTCCCGAACTGGTAACTCCGCAGCCGATCACGTCTTCCACACCGACTACGCCTGCCAAACCCAAAACTGCACCGTCGGCCAAAACCGCCCCGCCCCGTCCCCGGTCGCGCCAGACCCCGGCCCCCGGTACCCAGCCGGAACCCTCGTCTTCCGAAGCCTGATCAACGCCGTCAATCCGGCACTTTTGTAATTTTTTTTTGCGTAGAACGGATGTTCTACGCTTTTTTATTTTTGTTCCTACAGAGGCAATAAATGCCTTTCTTTCTGAGACTTACTTACCGAAAACTAACTTTTTTAAAATACTTTAATTGCTTTTTTTTTAACTTAAAATTTGCTTCCATACTTGCCATTCAATTAATTAGCGATGTCTCTCACCGATAACGCAGTCTGATAATTAGACATACTCTTTAATAGCCGACCTTCCTCTTACGGCAGTACATGTGAGATAGTTTCTACCAAGGGATGATCCCCGTGTAAGTTTTTTACAACATTTTTCGAATAGCTGACTCTTTCAAGACTTGTCGGGTTTACCCGGCTCTTTATCTTATGTCCAATTTTTAATTTGACATAGTCTATGCCACGAACGACTATTCGCATTTGGATCGCGCTTTCGGCCCTGTTAATCACGGGTATTGTGTTAACCCAGATTTACTGGATGCGCAATGAGTATGAACTTCAGGAACGACAATTTCTGCACACGGTTACCAAAGCCCTTCACAAGGTAGCCTCGCGCGTGGCCCAACCTGAAAAAGACAGTCCGGTTGATGTTCAGGTGATTGCTCATTCTCCGGCCGATTATCTGGTCAATCTGAATGTTCCGTTCGATTCGCAAAAGTTGAACTTACACCTCGACAGCGAACTGGCGCTTCACCAGATTCAAACCCCCTTTTACTACGGGTTGTACAATACTCGCGTCAGGCAGATCATCTACCAAGATCCCAATCAACAAACCACCGATCCTTTATCTGAAAGTAGGGTTGTCAAGCCCATTCCGTCACCGTATTACTTTGTGGTCCATTTCCCCGGCCAGGTCCGTTACCTGACGCAGCAGATGGATTTTGAGATTCTGTTGTCGACCATTGTGCTGTTGCTTACCGCCTTTTTTGTTTATTTTTTCTACGGGTTGTTCAGGCAAAAAAGCCGTACGGAAGAGCAGCGGGAGTTTATGAGCAACATGACGCATGAATTGCAGACGCCCATTGCGTCCATCAGGCTGGCCGCCGATATATTGCTATCCCCCAAAATTATCGAACAACCCGAGCGGATGCGAAAGTATGTGCGGATGGTGCAGGAGGAAACCATGCGGTTACAGCAACAGGTAGAGACGGTATTGACCGTGGCCCGTACCGAAGACAGCAATGGCATTAAACTCCATCCAATTTGTATCGATATGCATGAATTGCTGTACCATCTGGCGGAGCGTCACGGCGACTACCTCCATCTGGAACTGGACGCGCAGCACGCCATCATTCAGGCAGACCGGATGCACCTGGTCAACGTGATTGGGAATTTAGTCGATAACGCCCTTAAATACACGCCTAAAAACCCCCTCATCCGGCTGACGACCCACAACGAGAATGGTCAACTGGTGGTGATGGTACAGGACAACGGCATTGGCATTGCGCCCGAACACCAGCCCCATATTTTCGATGCTTATTACCGGGCGCCCGGCGCTAACGCCCAAAGCGTCAAAGGATTTGGCCTGGGCTTAAGTTATGTGCAGAAAATTATTAAAGCGCACCACTGGAAGATTACATTACACAGCACTCTGGGGCAGGGAACCTCGTTCCGCATTCGGATCCCTCAGCACACCGCC
This Larkinella insperata DNA region includes the following protein-coding sequences:
- the mutS gene encoding DNA mismatch repair protein MutS, encoding MAHSASPAKPQKNSKETPLNRQYNQIKLKYPGAILLFRVGDFYETFGEDAVKASRILGITLTKRNNGGANEELAGFPHHSLDTHLPKLVRAGERVAICDQLEDPTMAKGIVKRGVTELVTPGVSFNDNVLDTRRNNYLAAVHFSKGAGPEAQFGVAFLDISTGEFLTAQGNAAYADKLLQSFNPSEILFCKKHRKDFVELFGDKFHTYTLEDWAFTYDFSYPLLTQHFQTSSLKGFGVENLTDGIVAAGVILHYLHETEHKDVGHIVRLTRLEEDKYVWLDRFTIRNLELVMPQQDGGIPLIQILDQTVTPMGARLLRKWLLLPLKDKPLIEERLNTVELLKDGQSEDGQLGLREALEQHLKQIGDLERLISKVAVRRISPREMVQLKRSLSHILPIKELLINAMAQQPMTSSIKKYADQLNACTFLVDRIEAELREEAPVLSNQGGMIKSGVNADLDQLHEIAFSGKDFLVQLQNREIQRTGIGSLKVAYNKVFGYYLEVSNAHKSRVPDDWIRKQTLVNAERYITPELKEYEDKILNAEDQIFMIEQRMFNDLVVAAGEYVNHIQQNARVISVLDVLASFARVAEKNRYVKPTITNDKALQIKDGRHPVIEQQLPPGEPYVPNDLFLDDETQQIIIITGPNMAGKSALLRQTALIVLMAQTGCFVPASEAEIGIVDKIFTRVGASDNLSRGESTFMVEMTETASILNNLSERSLVIMDEIGRGTSTYDGVSIAWSIAEYLHNHPHYRAKTLFATHYHELNELATDLPRIKNFNVAVKEMGNKVIFLRKLKEGGSEHSFGIHVAQMAGMPTKIVSRAGEILQQLESQREGAGDDRRATLRDMPKANDITLKIFEAGDPKAEAIKDKLRKMDINTLTPIEALLKLNELLKMIE
- a CDS encoding malate:quinone oxidoreductase, with the translated sequence MPKRNKVVSSTPDVVLIGAGIMSATLGVLLKELQPDLTIEIFERLDGAAAESSDAWNNAGTGHSAFCELNYTPELPDGSIETKKAVKIAESFEVSKQFWAYLIQQNFLQDAPDFIRAIPHMSFVWGDKNVEYLRKRYEALQKSHLFHGMQYSEDPAQLEKWIPLVMEGRKNDEKVAATRMDIGTDVNFGALTRAMFYRLYNMKGVKINFAHDVRDLWRSKSLGGWKVRVENVTTGHVRDVHTKFVFIGAGGGSLRLLEKSDIPESRGYGGFPVSGQWLKCTNRDIVERHAAKVYGKASVGAPPMSVPHLDTRMIGDQKELLFGPYAGFSTKFLKHGSYMDLPKSIQMANLAPMLMAGLHNIPLTKYLIEQVMQSPEDRMAALREYFPNAKMEDWDLEIAGQRVQVIKKDEEEGGVLEFGTEVVSAADGSIAALLGASPGASTAVSIMLELMDRCFKEQMASEEWQAKLKQMIPSHGKSLAKDPTLTEEIRRSTSEVLGLDVAVYTTD
- a CDS encoding RNA methyltransferase, producing the protein MPRKVSLDELNRLSVEDFKQAAKNPYCLILDNVRSLNNVGSVFRTADAFRAEKIYLCGITGTPPHRDITKTALGATESVDWEYAPDVAGLVEKLRQDGWTVAAIEQAEGSVSLQNFQPDANKKTAFVFGNEVAGVNDAVVQKADLVLEIPQYGTKHSLNIAVSAGIICWDFLTKLNKNLT
- a CDS encoding sensor histidine kinase, with protein sequence MPRTTIRIWIALSALLITGIVLTQIYWMRNEYELQERQFLHTVTKALHKVASRVAQPEKDSPVDVQVIAHSPADYLVNLNVPFDSQKLNLHLDSELALHQIQTPFYYGLYNTRVRQIIYQDPNQQTTDPLSESRVVKPIPSPYYFVVHFPGQVRYLTQQMDFEILLSTIVLLLTAFFVYFFYGLFRQKSRTEEQREFMSNMTHELQTPIASIRLAADILLSPKIIEQPERMRKYVRMVQEETMRLQQQVETVLTVARTEDSNGIKLHPICIDMHELLYHLAERHGDYLHLELDAQHAIIQADRMHLVNVIGNLVDNALKYTPKNPLIRLTTHNENGQLVVMVQDNGIGIAPEHQPHIFDAYYRAPGANAQSVKGFGLGLSYVQKIIKAHHWKITLHSTLGQGTSFRIRIPQHTAHAQKEIRVKSEE
- a CDS encoding MFS transporter; the protein is MSLKTRIQLSMMMFLLYSVWGAWYGQMSKYLFNQLNATGDQVGNAYTAFSLAMLVAPFFVGLIADRYFAAQKVLGVLNLAGAAILFFLIRENNADQFFWLILAYCLTFAPSMSLTTSIAMQHMSNPEKEFPGIRVLGTVAWIVITNIVGFLNIGGESTIFQIAMYIALFFGLFAFTLPDTPPKPTANATVGQILGVDAFKLLKDRSFAIFFVSSVLICIPLSFYYAMANPSLTDSGMTNVENKMSLGQASEFFFMLMIPLAFKRLGVKYMLVVGLVAWIIRFLMFGYGDANTSEWMLYIAIILHGVCYDFFFVTGQIYTDNKAGERIKSSAQGLITLATYGIGMGIGSKLSGIVADIYTVNGKVNWTSVWLVPAGIAAVVLVLFILMFNDRKKPVPAQDELVTGPL